In bacterium BMS3Abin14, the DNA window ACGATATCCCCGGAGTAGACGTCCTTGATGTCCTCACGTTTGTTGGAGTGCATTTTCAGCAGCCGGCCCACGCGTTCCTTGCGGCCGGTCGTGGAGTTCAGGACATAGCTGCCGGCTGAAAGATGGCCGGAATAGATGCGAACGAAGGTCAGATGCCCTACGAAGGGGTCCGTCATTATCTTGAAGGCAAGCGCTGCAAGAGGCTCATCATCATCAACCTTGATCTCGATTGCATCCCCGGTATCTGATTCGATTCCCTTGATGGCGGCCACATCCAGGGGGGATGGAAGGAAATCCACTATCGCATCCAGAAGGGGCTGGACCCCCTTGTTTTTGAAAGCCGAACCGCACAACACCGGAACGAGGGAAAGGTCCAGTGTTCCCTTGCGAATAGCCGACTTCATCTGTTCCTCGCCGATAACGTCCCCATCAAGGTATTTCGTCATCAGGGAGTCATCGACCTCGGCAAGGGCCTGAAGAAGCTCGTCCCTGGCCTCGGCCACTTCTCCCTCCATCTCCTCGGGGACCGGGGCTTCCCTGACTTCGGAACCGAGTGTAGCTTCATCGAAGTAGTAGGCGACCTGACGGACAAGGTCAACAACCCCTGTGAACCGGTCCTCCGCCCCGACGGGCAGCTGGACGGGAACGGGGTTGGCGCCGAAACGTTTGCCTATCTGCTCGACAACACGGGTAAAGTCGGCGCCTGTTCGATCCATCTTGTTCACAAAAGCGATACGGGGGACCATATACTTGTCAGCCTGCCGCCAGACAGTCTCCGATTGTGGCTCCACACCCCCCACGGCACAAAAAACGGCGATGGCGCCGTCCAGGACCCTCAGTGAACGCTCAACCTCAACCGTGAAGTCCACGTGGCCCGGGGTGTCGATGACATTGATGCGGGTGTCTTTCCAGAAGGTGGTGGTCGCAGCCGAGGTGATGGTAATTCCCCTCTCCTGCTCCTGCTCCATCCAATCCATAACGGCAGCGCCGTCATGGACCTCCCCCATCTTGTGGGACACCCCGGTGTAGTAGAGGATCCTCTCGGTGGTGGTTGTCTTGCCGGCATCAATATGTGCCATAATACCGATATTACGATGATTGTTTAATGCATATTGCCTGGGCAAAGCCTGATCCTCATTTACCGCCGGGGTATCTCAATCCGGTTGGGCTCAATTACCACCGGTAATGTGCAAAGGCCTTGTTGGCCTCGGCCATCCGGTGAACATCCTCTTTTTTCTTGATCGCGATTCCCCGTTTATTTGCGGCATCGATCAGTTCATTGGCCAGCCGTTCCTTCATGGTCCTCTCGGAACGGCCTCGCGCGCCGGCTATAATCCATCTGATGGCCAAGGCCTGCTTGCGATCGTAACGGACCTCAATGGGAACCTGGTAGGTAGCGCCTCCCACCCGTCTGGATTTGACCTCCAGAACCGGCTTGGTATTGTCCATGGCCTTCTTGAAAACCGACAGGGGGCTGTCATCCACCTTGCCGGAGATAATATCCATGGCATCGTAGAAAATAGCCTCGGCCACACTTTTTTTACCATCCAGCATGACGCTGTTGATGAACCTGGTGACCATTTTGTCGTGGAACTTGGGATCGGAAAGAATCTCCCGTTTTTTAGGGACTCTTCTTCGAGCCATCTGCTACCTCCGAGCTTACTTGGGCCGTTTGGCGCCGTACTTTGAGCGGCTGATTCGCCTGTCGGCGACACCTGCCGTATCCAGTGTTCCCCTGATGACATGGTATCTCACCCCGGGAAGATCCTTGACCCTCCCGCCGCGGATCAAAATTACCGAGTGTTCCTGAAGATTGTGCCCAACGCCGGGGATATACGAAGTTACCTCCAGACCATTAGTCAAACGAACCCTGGCCACCTTGCGAAGAGCTGAGTTGGGTTTCTTGGGGGTAGTGGTATAGACACGCGTACACACCCCCCGCTTCTGGGGACACTGCTGCATTGCCGGGCTCTTGGACTTCTTGGTGATCCTTTTCCGGCTTCTTCTGACCAACTGGTTCAGTGTCGGCATACCCTAACCTCTTAGTCGTTAAAACACACATTTTAAGGAACACTGCCCTTAAGGGCGCAACGTCCCTTTATCGGCCATGAACCTGAATCGACCTGAATCGACCTGGATCGAGAGGTCCTGCCAATTCACTTATCTGACCAGCCGGCAGGGGGGCTAACTCCCTGCCGGGCCTGGCAATTAACTGTTCCGCCCGACGCCTCCCATAACCGTGAGACGACTTCGGGAAAACTCGGTGAAGCTACCAGCATGCCCCGGCTTTGTCAAGGGCAAATCAGGACGAAGCCCGGTCTATTCCGCCACAGGTCCGGTCTGCTTGGCTGGAACAGCAGCCGGCCGATCCGCCGGTTTGACGCCGGCCTCAAAATACCGCCTCAGGCCGGTGCCGGCGGGAATGAGCCGTCCAACAATGACATTCTCCTTCAGGCCGCGAAGGATGTCCACCTTCCCTGAGATGCTTGCCTCAGTCAGGACCCGGGTGGTCTCCTGGAACGACGCCGCAGAAATATAGCTTTCGGTATTGAGGGCCGCTTTTGTAATGCCCTGGAGAATAGGACTTCCGGTAGCCGCCCGCCCGCCTTCAACGATTAGCTGCTCGTTCTTCGCGGCGAAAACGTGCCGTTCGACCTGTTCGCCCACCAGGAATCTGGTATCTCCGACATCCTCGATGCGAACCTTCTTCAGCATCTGGCGAATAATGACTTCAATATGCTTGTCATTGATCGTGACGCCCTGGAGGAGATATACCTCCTGGACCTCGTTGACCAGGTATTTTTGAAGCTCCTTTTCCCCCAGGACATGGAGGATATCGTGGGGATTTGGGGACCCATCCATGAGCGGTTCGCCCGCCCGGACCCTGTCGCCCTCGTGGACACTGATATGTTTTCCCCTGGGGATAAGATATTCCCGCGACTCACCCACATCGGGCCTGACCTCGATCCTTCTCTTGCCCTTGACGTCACGGCCAAAGTGGATAATGCCGTCGATCTCACTGATGGTGGCCTGTTCCTTGGGCACTCTGGCCTCGAACAATTCCGCCACCCTGGGCAGACCTCCGGTGATATCCTTGGTTTTGGTTGTCTCGATGGGTATTTTTGCCAGTGCGTCGCCTGGGAGAACGGTATCCCCTTCTCTGGCGAGGAGGATGGCCGAGGAGGGCATGAAATAGCGTGCTGTCGATTTGGTGCCGGGGACCTTGAGGGTCTTGCCATCCTCATCCTTCAGGGAAACCCTGGGCCTGAGGTCCGTTCCCTGGTATTCGGTGATCATTCTGCTGGCAATACCTGTCACCTCGTCCACCTGTTCCTTCATGGTCCGGCCTTCGATTATATCCCCGAACTTGACCTTTCCACCGACCTCGGTCAGAATCGGCGTACTGAAGGGATCCCACTCCGCGATGAGCTGGCCTTCCTTCACCTTGTCTGAATCCTCAACCTTCAGGCGTGCCCCGAAAATCAGGGGGTAACGCTTTTTCTCGCGCCCGTTTTTGTCGACAACAGCGATCTCCCCGTTGCGGTTCATGACCACGAGATCGCCGTGCCTGTTCTCCAGTGTGGTAATGTTAATATACCGGATGGTTCCGGGAATTTTCGCTTCCAGGGATGTCTGTTCGACACGTCGGCTGGCCGTGCCGCCGATGTGAAACGTTCTCATTGTCAACTGCGTTCCGGGTTCGCCAATGGACTGGGCTGCTATAATGCCGACTGCCTCCCCTACTGCCACCTGTCGTCCCCTTGCAAGGTCTCTTCCGTAACATTTGACACAGATCCCCTGTTTCATCTTGCAGGTAAGAGCAGAACGTATTGCGATCCCCTCGTACCCGAGGCTTCTCTTCTCAATTTCCTCCACCGCTTGTTCGTCGATCTCCCCGGATGCCTCGACGATAATCTCCCCGGTCTCGGGATCTTTGATGTCATCCAGAGCCACCCTGCCCAGTATCCGCTCCTCCAGCGGCTCAATAACCTCGCCGCTTTCCACCAGAGACGTCACACGAATGCCGTCAAGGGTCCCGCAGTCGTCGGCAGTGACAATGCAGTCCTGTGCCACATCGATAAGGCGACGGGTCAGGTATCCCGAATTGGCCGTCTTCAGGGCAGTATCCGCAAGGCCCTTTCTGGCGCCGTGGGTGGAAATGAAGTACTCCAGGACCTTAAGCCCCTCCCGGAAATTGGCCTTGATCGGGGTCTCTATTATCTCCCCTGAAGGTTTTGCCATCAGACCACGCATACCGGCCAACTGTCTGATCTGCTGAGCCGATCCTCGTGCTCCCGAATCGGCCATCATGTAAATAGAGTTAAATGTGCCTTCACCCTCGGTGCCCTCCGTCTCCAGGTCCTCCATAACCTCGGAAGCGATGACCTCGGTGACGTCGGCCCAGACGTCCACGACCTTATTGTAACGCTCACCGTCGGTGATTAACCCCTCGGTATACTGGTTCTGAACCTCCGCGACCTTCTTTTCCGCAGAGTTGAGGAGATCCGCCTTTCGGCGCGGTATCTGCATATCATCGATACAGATGGAAAGCCCGGATTGACAGGCGCAGGAAAAACCGAGGGACTTCAGGGCGTCGAGGAACCGGATGGTCCTCTCGCTTCCCGCCATCCTGAAGGAGGCCATGATGATCTCCCCCACCTCTTTTTTTCGCATTAGCCGATTAATATTGTCGAATGGGACCTCTTCCGGCAACACCTCCTTCAGAAGAGCCCTGCCCACGGTGGTATCCACTATTTTCCCTTCGACCCTGACCTTTATGGCAGCCTGCAGGTCCACCGCGTCCCTGTCGTAGGCCATTCTGACAGCACTGAAGTTGGGAAAAACAAGCCCCTCCCCCTGCGACTTCGGCCGCTTCTTGGTCATCCAGTAGAGCCCCAAAACGATATCCTGGGTGGGGATGACGATTGGTCTCCCGTTGGCCGGCGAGAGAACGTTGTTGGTGGCAAGCATCAAGGTCCGGGCTTCCATCTGGGCTTCAAGCCCCAGCGGCAGGTGGACAGCCATCTGGTCCCCGTCGAAGTCGGCGTTGAAAGCAGCGCAAACGAGTGGGTGGAGCTGGATTGCTTTCCCCTCGATGAGAACAGGTTCAAACGCCTGTATTCCGAGCCGGTGCAGGGTGGGGGCACGGTTCAACAGGACGGGATGGTCCTTGATAACCTCATCCAGCACGTCCCAGACCTCCGGGCGCTCCTTCTCCACCATCTTCTTGGCGCTTTTTATGGTCGTTACGTGGCCATACTCATCAAGCTTATGATAGATGAACGGCTTGAACAGTTCGAGCGCCATTTTTTTTGGAATTCCGCACTGGTTGAGCCGAAGATCGGGACCTACGACGATAACGCTCCGTCCCGAGTAATCAACACGTTTTCCAAGCAGGTTCTGCCGAAAACGGCCCTGCTTGCCTTTGAGCATGTCACTCAACGATTTTAACGGCCTCTTGTTGGAGCCGACAATCGGCCGCCCCCTTCTGCCGTTGTCGAACAGAGCGTCAACTGCCTCCTGAAGCATCCTTTTTTCATTTCTGACGATAATCTCCGGAGCTCTGAGTTCCATAAGTCTTTTGAGCCGATTATTCCTGTTGATTACACGCCGGTACAGATCATTGAGGTCCGAGGTGGCGAACCTCCCGCCATCCAGCGGGACAAGGGGCCTTAGCTCCGGGGGAAGCACGGGCAGGACATCCAGTATCATCCACACAGGCTTGTTGCCGGAGCTCCTGAATGATTCGACCGTGTGAAGGCGTTTGACGATCTTCTTCCGCTTCGCCTCCGAATGGGTCTCCAGCATCTCCTCACGAAGTTCCACAGCCAGAATATCCAGATCAATCCGTAAAAGCAGCTCCTTTACCGCTTCAGCCCCCATCCCAACGACGAATGTGTTTCCGAACTGCTCCTTCAGCTCACGGTATCGATCCTCTGAAACCAGTTCCCGATCCGTCAGGCCCGTCTCCTCTCCCCCGGGATCGAGTACTATATACTCTTCAAAATAAAGGACTTTTTCAAGCTCGCGCAGGGACATGTCCAGCATAAGGCCTATACGGCTCGGGATCCCCTTCATCATCCAGATATGCGCGACAGGGGAGGCCAGTTCGATATGGCCAAGCCGCTCCCGTCTCACCTTGGACTGAATTACCTCAACGCCGCATTTTTCGCAGACGATCCCACGATGCTTCATCCTCTTGTACTTGCCGCAGTTGCACTCATAGTCCTTGGTGGGCCCGAAAATCTTGGCACAGAAAAGACCATCTCTCTCGGGTTTGAAGGTCCTGTAGTTGATAGTCTCCGGCTTCTTCACCTCACCGTAGGACCAGGCACGGATCTTCTCGGGAGACGCAAGCTTCAGCCGTATAGAATTAAAATTGGTGGGATACTTCGGTCGGTCGAAGTATTCACTGTAAAAGTCGCTTAAAGGCATTCATCAACCTCCTGTAAGGAAGGAACCAATTGGTAGCGTCGTATCAGTTAAACGTCCACGTCCTCAAGCTCCAGCAGCTCCACATCCAGGCAGAAACTCTGGAGTTCCTTGACAAGCACATTGAACGACTCGGGAAGACCGGGGTCTATGGTGTTTGTACCTTTGACAATGGCCTCGTACATCTTGGTCCTGCCCGCAACATCGTCGGACTTTACGGTGAGCATTTCCTGCAGGGTATGGGCGGCCCCATATCCCTCAAGCGCCCAGACCTCCATCTCACCGAATCTCTGGCCGCCGAACTGGGCTTTTCCGCCCAGGGGCTGCTGCGTGACAAGGGAATACGGGCCGATCGACCTGGCATGAATTTTGTCATCAACCAGATGATGGAGTTTCAGCATATAGATGATGCCCACCGTGACATTCCGCTGGAAAGGAAGACCGGTCCTGCCGTCGTAAAGCCTGGCCTGGCCTCTAGTGGGAAGCCCTCCTTTCTTGAGGAGGGCGCGGATGTCGTCCTCACTGGCCCCGTCGAAAACGGGAGAAGCCAGAAGCACCCCTTTCTTCATCTCACGGATGGCGTCACGAAGCTCGTCATCGTCCAACCCATCAATGAGATTGAAGGCTCTTTCAGAGGAATCCGTGACAATCTCGCTTGTATATATTGATTTTAACTGCTCGCGAAGGATGTCGGTGGCAGCGCCGGAATCAAGGAGTTTATTGATCTGATCACCAACCCCTTTCGCCGCCCATCCCAGCATTGTTTCCAGTATCTGTCCAACATTCAT includes these proteins:
- the rpsL gene encoding 30S ribosomal protein S12; this encodes MPTLNQLVRRSRKRITKKSKSPAMQQCPQKRGVCTRVYTTTPKKPNSALRKVARVRLTNGLEVTSYIPGVGHNLQEHSVILIRGGRVKDLPGVRYHVIRGTLDTAGVADRRISRSKYGAKRPK
- the rpoC gene encoding DNA-directed RNA polymerase subunit beta' gives rise to the protein MPLSDFYSEYFDRPKYPTNFNSIRLKLASPEKIRAWSYGEVKKPETINYRTFKPERDGLFCAKIFGPTKDYECNCGKYKRMKHRGIVCEKCGVEVIQSKVRRERLGHIELASPVAHIWMMKGIPSRIGLMLDMSLRELEKVLYFEEYIVLDPGGEETGLTDRELVSEDRYRELKEQFGNTFVVGMGAEAVKELLLRIDLDILAVELREEMLETHSEAKRKKIVKRLHTVESFRSSGNKPVWMILDVLPVLPPELRPLVPLDGGRFATSDLNDLYRRVINRNNRLKRLMELRAPEIIVRNEKRMLQEAVDALFDNGRRGRPIVGSNKRPLKSLSDMLKGKQGRFRQNLLGKRVDYSGRSVIVVGPDLRLNQCGIPKKMALELFKPFIYHKLDEYGHVTTIKSAKKMVEKERPEVWDVLDEVIKDHPVLLNRAPTLHRLGIQAFEPVLIEGKAIQLHPLVCAAFNADFDGDQMAVHLPLGLEAQMEARTLMLATNNVLSPANGRPIVIPTQDIVLGLYWMTKKRPKSQGEGLVFPNFSAVRMAYDRDAVDLQAAIKVRVEGKIVDTTVGRALLKEVLPEEVPFDNINRLMRKKEVGEIIMASFRMAGSERTIRFLDALKSLGFSCACQSGLSICIDDMQIPRRKADLLNSAEKKVAEVQNQYTEGLITDGERYNKVVDVWADVTEVIASEVMEDLETEGTEGEGTFNSIYMMADSGARGSAQQIRQLAGMRGLMAKPSGEIIETPIKANFREGLKVLEYFISTHGARKGLADTALKTANSGYLTRRLIDVAQDCIVTADDCGTLDGIRVTSLVESGEVIEPLEERILGRVALDDIKDPETGEIIVEASGEIDEQAVEEIEKRSLGYEGIAIRSALTCKMKQGICVKCYGRDLARGRQVAVGEAVGIIAAQSIGEPGTQLTMRTFHIGGTASRRVEQTSLEAKIPGTIRYINITTLENRHGDLVVMNRNGEIAVVDKNGREKKRYPLIFGARLKVEDSDKVKEGQLIAEWDPFSTPILTEVGGKVKFGDIIEGRTMKEQVDEVTGIASRMITEYQGTDLRPRVSLKDEDGKTLKVPGTKSTARYFMPSSAILLAREGDTVLPGDALAKIPIETTKTKDITGGLPRVAELFEARVPKEQATISEIDGIIHFGRDVKGKRRIEVRPDVGESREYLIPRGKHISVHEGDRVRAGEPLMDGSPNPHDILHVLGEKELQKYLVNEVQEVYLLQGVTINDKHIEVIIRQMLKKVRIEDVGDTRFLVGEQVERHVFAAKNEQLIVEGGRAATGSPILQGITKAALNTESYISAASFQETTRVLTEASISGKVDILRGLKENVIVGRLIPAGTGLRRYFEAGVKPADRPAAVPAKQTGPVAE
- the fusA_1 gene encoding elongation factor G; this encodes MPRQYALNNHRNIGIMAHIDAGKTTTTERILYYTGVSHKMGEVHDGAAVMDWMEQEQERGITITSAATTTFWKDTRINVIDTPGHVDFTVEVERSLRVLDGAIAVFCAVGGVEPQSETVWRQADKYMVPRIAFVNKMDRTGADFTRVVEQIGKRFGANPVPVQLPVGAEDRFTGVVDLVRQVAYYFDEATLGSEVREAPVPEEMEGEVAEARDELLQALAEVDDSLMTKYLDGDVIGEEQMKSAIRKGTLDLSLVPVLCGSAFKNKGVQPLLDAIVDFLPSPLDVAAIKGIESDTGDAIEIKVDDDEPLAALAFKIMTDPFVGHLTFVRIYSGHLSAGSYVLNSTTGRKERVGRLLKMHSNKREDIKDVYSGDIVACVGLTKSFTGDTLCDPKRPVLLEQMEFPEPVISIAIEPKTKTDQEKLGLALTKLSQEDPTFRVNTDPDTGQTLISGMGELHLEIIVDRLMREFHVGAGVGRPQVAYRETITAAVKAEGRFIKQSGGRGQYGHVWIELAPNDPGEGFIFENKIVGGVVPREYISSVEKGIVEATEQGVLAGYPVIDVKATLYDGSYHEVDSSEMAFKVAGSIAFKEGARKAGAVLLEPIMDVEVVVPEEYMGDVMGDLSGRRGRISSMEDRAGAKIIGCLVPLAEMFGYATDLRSMTQGRATYTMHYAHYEKVPQSIAEEVMAQSGVA
- the rpsG gene encoding 30S ribosomal protein S7, which produces MARRRVPKKREILSDPKFHDKMVTRFINSVMLDGKKSVAEAIFYDAMDIISGKVDDSPLSVFKKAMDNTKPVLEVKSRRVGGATYQVPIEVRYDRKQALAIRWIIAGARGRSERTMKERLANELIDAANKRGIAIKKKEDVHRMAEANKAFAHYRW